The Streptomyces sp. NBC_00459 DNA segment GTGTAGTCGGAGACGTCGTAGCCGCCGTCACGCAGGGGTGACTTGAAGAAGGGGGGCAGCCACAGGCAGTCGATGCCGAGCCACTGGAGGTAGTCGAGTTTGGCGGTGAGGCCTTTGAGGTCGCCGATTCCGTCGCCGTTGCTGTCCTGGAAGGAACGGACGAGGACCTCGTAGAAGACGGCGCGTTTGAACCACTCGGGGTCCCGGTCCTTGGCGGGAGTGTCCTCGAAGGTGTCCGGGACAGGCTCGTTGACGGTCACGGGGTCACTGGCCTCCAGTCGAATACCGCAGCAGGTGAAAGACGTGCGCGGGCGCCCTTCCCGGCTCCAGACGTACGTAATTGGTGCGGCCCCAGCGGTATGTCTCACCGCTCAGTTCGTCACGCACCGAGAGGGAATGCTCTTCGTCTTCCCGCCTGCCCAGGCCGAGTTGCGGCATGTCCAACGAGACCGTCGCCTCCTGGGTGTGGTGAGGGTCGAGGTTCACCACCACCACAACCGTGTCCTCGCCGGTGCGCTTGCTGTACGCGATCACCGCGTCGTTGTCGGTCCGGTGGAAGTGCAGATTCCTGAGCCGGTGCAGGGCGGGGTGGTCTCGTCTGATCCGGTTCAGGGAGGCGATGAGCGGAGCGATCGACCGTCCGTCTCGCTCGGCCGATTCCCAGTCCCTGGGCCGGAGTTGGTATTTCTCGGAGTCCAGGTATTCTTCGCTGCCCTCGCGCAGGGGGGTGTTCTCGCACAGTTCGTAGCCGCTGTAGATGCCCCAGGTGGGCGAGAGCGTCGCGGCCAGCACGGCACGCGCCTCGAACGCCGGACGGCCGCCCCGCTGAAGATACGCGTGCAGGATGTCGGGGGTGTTGACGAAGAAATTCGGCCGCATGTACGCCGCCGCCTCACCCGACAGTTCGGTCAGGTACTCGGTCAGCTCCGCCTTGCCCGTGCGCCAGGTGAAGTACGTGTACGACTGCTGGAAACCGACCTGGGCCAGCGTGTGCATCATCGCCGGCCGGGTGAACGCCTCCGCCAGGAAGATCACGTCCGGGTCGGTGCCGTTGATGTCCGCGATCACCCGCTCCCAGAAGAACACCGGCTTCGTGTGCGGATTGTCGACCCGGAAGATCCGCACCCCGTGCGCCATCCAGTGCCGCAGCACCCGGGTGGTTTCCGCGACCAGACCCGGCAGATCGGCGTCGAACGCGATGGGATAGATGTCCTGGTACTTCTTCGGCGGGTTCTCCGCGTACGCGATCGTCCCGTCCGGCCGGTGATGGAAGAACTGCGGATACTTCTGCACCCACGGATGATCCGGCGAGCACTGCAGCGCGAAGTCCAGCGCCACCTCCAGCCCGTGCCGGCCGGCCTCCGCGACGAAGAAGACGAAGTCCTCCAGCGTCCCCAAGTCGGGGTGTACGGCGTCGTGCCCGCCCGCCTCGGAACCGATCGCCCACGGCACCCCCACATCCTCCGCCGACGCCGACAGCGTGTTGTTGGGACCCTTGCGGAAGGTGTGCCCGATCGGATGGATCGGCGGCAGGTAGAGGACGTCGAAACCCATCGCGGCGATCGCCGGCAACCGCCGCGCCGCCGTCCGGAACGTCCCGTGCGGCTGCTCCGGCGTGCCCTCGGAACGCGGGAAGAACTCGTACCAGGCCCCGTACAGGGCCCGCTCCCGCTCCACCGTCAGCGCCAACACCTCACTCGACGTGACCAGCTCACGCAACGGATACCGACGCAACACCTTGCCCACCGCCGGGGTGAGAGCCGGGGCGAGACGATCCGCGACAGGGAGCGAGTCGTCGCCCAGGGCATGTGCTGCGGCCAGCACGACAGCACGGGCCGCCCGATCCGACACCCCCGCGGCTGCGCGC contains these protein-coding regions:
- a CDS encoding alpha-1,4-glucan--maltose-1-phosphate maltosyltransferase; amino-acid sequence: MSPTPAIGRIPVRDVRPAVESGRRPAKAVADETFQVTATVFREGHDAVGANVVLCDPEGRPGPWTPMRELAPGSDRWGADVTPDAPGHWTYRVEAWSDPVSTWRHQAGIKIPAGIDVGLVLEEGALLYERAAAGVSDRAARAVVLAAAHALGDDSLPVADRLAPALTPAVGKVLRRYPLRELVTSSEVLALTVERERALYGAWYEFFPRSEGTPEQPHGTFRTAARRLPAIAAMGFDVLYLPPIHPIGHTFRKGPNNTLSASAEDVGVPWAIGSEAGGHDAVHPDLGTLEDFVFFVAEAGRHGLEVALDFALQCSPDHPWVQKYPQFFHHRPDGTIAYAENPPKKYQDIYPIAFDADLPGLVAETTRVLRHWMAHGVRIFRVDNPHTKPVFFWERVIADINGTDPDVIFLAEAFTRPAMMHTLAQVGFQQSYTYFTWRTGKAELTEYLTELSGEAAAYMRPNFFVNTPDILHAYLQRGGRPAFEARAVLAATLSPTWGIYSGYELCENTPLREGSEEYLDSEKYQLRPRDWESAERDGRSIAPLIASLNRIRRDHPALHRLRNLHFHRTDNDAVIAYSKRTGEDTVVVVVNLDPHHTQEATVSLDMPQLGLGRREDEEHSLSVRDELSGETYRWGRTNYVRLEPGRAPAHVFHLLRYSTGGQ